The following proteins come from a genomic window of Gottfriedia acidiceleris:
- a CDS encoding VanZ family protein, protein MLNYLYPSIFIMTLIIIFFGYSLFKGYITLVKYLYWIIFGIYITCLVDFTLFPFPYQKYLIHVMIEDHLGYTNNFVPFKVVIDSIKYGSFSIALKQVGGNIVLFMPLGFALPVLYPKITKSKTILVGFIVSLGIEIIQGTMGFFIGYNYRSCDIDDLLLNTFGTVLGVIVFSLFTKFSINPSLLEENR, encoded by the coding sequence ATGTTAAATTATTTATATCCTAGTATCTTTATCATGACTTTAATCATTATATTTTTTGGTTATAGTCTCTTTAAAGGTTATATTACTCTAGTAAAATATTTATATTGGATAATCTTTGGAATCTATATTACTTGCCTCGTGGATTTTACTTTGTTCCCATTTCCTTATCAGAAATATCTAATTCATGTCATGATTGAGGATCACCTGGGATATACAAATAATTTTGTCCCTTTTAAAGTAGTTATAGATTCAATAAAATATGGATCATTTTCAATTGCTCTAAAACAAGTTGGCGGAAATATTGTCCTATTTATGCCATTAGGTTTTGCTTTGCCAGTTTTATATCCGAAGATTACGAAAAGTAAAACGATATTAGTTGGTTTTATCGTTAGTTTAGGGATTGAAATAATTCAAGGAACAATGGGGTTTTTTATTGGATATAATTATCGATCTTGCGACATTGATGATTTATTATTAAATACATTTGGCACTGTTTTAGGTGTTATAGTTTTTAGTTTATTCACTAAATTTTCCATTAATCCAAGCCTATTAGAAGAAAATCGTTAA